Proteins encoded within one genomic window of Manis pentadactyla isolate mManPen7 chromosome 4, mManPen7.hap1, whole genome shotgun sequence:
- the LOC118919667 gene encoding LOW QUALITY PROTEIN: leucine-rich repeat-containing protein 37B (The sequence of the model RefSeq protein was modified relative to this genomic sequence to represent the inferred CDS: substituted 2 bases at 2 genomic stop codons), with protein MVLLWLRVLHWCPTGLGRCALEPLHALSLLCFWAPWLLLMWQPLWLLVQVAXPLEWALDPVQLTSDPPGPTESWSLHSSNLPPESPHALTPPALPGALCFSPDAGATSRTDLYSGSFPGLGFSCRAAPRTRAVCYSALGPEGVGIRIRSQVCLLESKLSLKLSVDQAEDQSFEILVSPLGSHSSKPARFTFSLPNLKKDPAQRWXLTKVLTGTPSQFARKCLEQQLQDDYLFPNMGIFYPEEKLPIEFLGGPHQPPEAPEEVEPFSKKSVPTHHGQKIEEAESSSRWIPRIGIRTNLHPVTVQPVELVVTLSPEVTDEVDLSLAQQEALAQPLESPEETEPPPIQQEVPAQPATAP; from the exons ATGGTTCTGCTCTGGCTCAGGGTGCTGCACTGGTGCCCTACTGGCCTGGGCCGCTGCGCCCTGGAGCCTTTGCATGCCCTGTCCTTGCTGTGCTTCTGGGCCCCATGGCTTCTCCTTATGTGGCAACCATTGTGGCTGCTGGTCCAGGTAGCTTAGCCTCTGGAGTGGGCCCTGGACCCTGTGCAGCTGACTTCTGACCCCCCAGGACCAACTGAGTCCTGGTCTTTGCATTCCTCTAATCTCCCTCCTGAATCACCCCATGCGCTTACTCCCCCAGCATTGCCTGGGGCCCTCTGCTTCAGCCCAGATGCTGGGGCCACATCAAGAACTGACCTATACTCTGGGTCCTTTCCTGGACTCGGATTCAGCTGCAGAGCTGCGCCCAGGACCAGAGCAGTTTGCTATTCTGCTTTGGGACCTGAAGGA GTTGGGATCAGAATCAGGTCCCAGGTCTGCCTCCTTGAATCAAAACTAAGTCTAAAACTAAGTGTAGATCAGGCCGAAGATCAGTCATTTGAAATACTTGTTTCACCTCTAGGTAGTCATAGTTCAAAACCAGCAAGGTTTACTTTTTCACTTCCAAACCTGAAGAAAGATCCAGCTCAGCGTTGGTAGCTTACCAAAGTTCTTACTGGAACTCCAAGCCAATTTGCAAGAAAATGTCTAGAACAACAGTTGCAGgatgattatttatttcccaATATGGGTATCTTCTATCCTGAGGAGAAGCTACCTATAGAATTTCTGGGGGGCCCACATCAACCTCCAGAGGCCCCTGAGGAGGTTGAACCTTTCTCCAAGAAAAGTGTCCCCACTCATCATGGACAGAAAATTGAGGAGGCTGAATCTTCATCCAGGTGGATTCCCAGGATTGGCATCCGGA CCAACTTGCACCCTGTCACCGTGCAACCTGTGGAGCTGGTAGTTACCCTATCTCCAGAGGTCACTGATGAGGTTGACCTTTCTCTAGCCCAGCAAGAGGCCCTGGCTCAGCCTCTAGAGAGCCCTGAAGAGACCGAGCCTCCTCCAATCCAGCAGGAGGTCCCCGCTCAGCCTGCAACAGCCCCCTGA